One window of Streptomyces sp. SUK 48 genomic DNA carries:
- a CDS encoding alpha/beta fold hydrolase — MPVLPGAEPYRHSGGEVGVLFCHGFTGSPQSLRPWAEHHAAHGLTVSLPLLPGHGTRWEDMQLTGWQDWYAEVDRELRLLSERCSQVFVAGLSMGGALALRLAALHGERISGVVVVNPANKVHGLSAYALPVARHLVRSTQGIASDIAKDGVAETGYDRVPLHAAHSLRRFLRRLDGELPRIDQPLLLLRSAQDHVVPAADSARVLERISSADVREIVLEHSYHVATLDVDADRIFEESLGFIGRLAPIPGKEGTAAVG, encoded by the coding sequence GTGCCGGTTCTCCCTGGAGCCGAGCCGTACCGCCACTCCGGCGGCGAGGTGGGCGTCCTCTTCTGTCACGGCTTCACCGGCTCGCCGCAGTCGCTGCGTCCCTGGGCGGAGCACCACGCCGCGCACGGCCTGACGGTGTCGCTGCCCCTGCTGCCGGGACACGGCACGCGCTGGGAGGACATGCAGCTCACGGGCTGGCAGGACTGGTACGCGGAGGTGGACCGCGAGCTGCGGCTGCTCTCCGAGCGCTGTTCCCAGGTGTTCGTCGCGGGCCTGTCGATGGGCGGCGCCCTCGCGCTGCGGCTGGCGGCCCTGCACGGCGAGCGGATCAGCGGTGTGGTCGTCGTCAACCCGGCGAACAAGGTCCACGGCCTGTCCGCGTACGCCCTGCCCGTGGCCCGGCACCTGGTGCGGTCCACCCAGGGCATCGCCAGCGACATCGCCAAGGACGGCGTGGCCGAGACGGGTTACGACCGGGTGCCGCTGCACGCGGCGCACTCGCTGCGCCGGTTCCTGCGCCGGCTGGACGGCGAGCTGCCCCGGATCGACCAGCCGCTGCTCCTGCTGCGCAGCGCCCAGGACCATGTCGTACCGGCGGCCGACTCGGCCCGGGTGCTGGAGCGGATCTCGTCCGCCGATGTCCGGGAGATCGTGCTGGAACACAGCTACCACGTCGCGACGTTGGATGTGGACGCGGACCGGATCTTCGAGGAGAGCCTCGGTTTCATCGGCCGGCTCGCACCGATTCCGGGCAAGGAAGGGACGGCCGCAGTTGGCTGA
- a CDS encoding metallophosphoesterase encodes MAPTPPRSSRHRVHVVSDVHGNARDLARAGEGADALICLGDLVLFLDYADHSRGIFPDLFGEENADRIVALRTARRFEEARAFGAELWGGIEGDRFTAIEKAVRKQYAELFAAFPTPTYATYGNVDMPQLWPEYAGPGTTVLDARRVEIGGWTFGFVGGGLRTPMRTPYEISDEEYAAKIEAVGEVDVLCTHIPPEVPELVYDTVARRFERGSRALLDAIRRTRPRYSLFGHVHQPLARRMRIGATECVNVGHFASSGRPWALEW; translated from the coding sequence ATGGCACCCACACCCCCTCGAAGCAGCCGCCACCGCGTCCATGTGGTCAGCGATGTGCACGGCAACGCCCGGGACCTGGCGCGGGCCGGCGAGGGTGCCGATGCCCTGATCTGCCTGGGTGACCTGGTGCTCTTCCTCGACTACGCCGACCACTCGCGCGGCATCTTCCCCGACCTGTTCGGCGAGGAGAACGCCGACCGCATCGTGGCGCTGCGCACCGCCCGGCGCTTCGAGGAGGCCCGCGCGTTCGGCGCCGAGCTGTGGGGCGGGATCGAGGGCGACCGCTTCACCGCCATCGAGAAGGCGGTGCGCAAGCAGTACGCCGAACTCTTCGCGGCGTTCCCCACCCCGACGTACGCCACCTACGGCAATGTCGACATGCCGCAGCTGTGGCCGGAATACGCCGGTCCCGGCACCACCGTCCTCGACGCGCGGCGGGTGGAGATCGGCGGCTGGACGTTCGGCTTCGTCGGCGGGGGGCTGCGCACGCCCATGCGGACGCCGTACGAGATCTCCGACGAGGAGTACGCCGCGAAGATCGAGGCGGTCGGCGAGGTCGACGTGCTGTGCACGCACATCCCGCCGGAGGTGCCGGAGCTGGTCTACGACACCGTCGCGCGCCGCTTCGAGCGGGGGAGCCGGGCGCTGCTGGACGCCATCCGGCGTACCCGGCCCCGGTATTCGCTCTTCGGACATGTGCACCAGCCGCTGGCGCGCAGGATGCGGATCGGGGCGACGGAGTGCGTGAACGTGGGGCACTTCGCGAGCAGCGGGCGGCCGTGGGCCCTTGAGTGGTGA
- a CDS encoding SRPBCC family protein: protein MAEHTSSSITIEAAPADVMAVIADFARYPDWTGEVKEAEVLKTDERGRAQEVRLVMDAGAIKDDQTLAYTWAGDNEVSWTLVKSQMLRSLDGSYLLAPAGPGGTEVTYRLTVDVKIPMLGMIKRKAEKVIIDRALAGLKKRVETP from the coding sequence ATGGCGGAACACACCAGTTCGAGCATCACGATCGAGGCGGCTCCGGCCGACGTCATGGCGGTGATCGCCGACTTCGCCCGCTACCCGGACTGGACCGGTGAGGTGAAGGAGGCGGAGGTCCTCAAGACCGACGAGCGGGGGCGTGCCCAGGAGGTACGGCTCGTCATGGACGCCGGTGCGATCAAGGACGACCAGACGCTGGCGTACACCTGGGCCGGCGACAACGAGGTCTCCTGGACGCTGGTCAAGTCCCAGATGCTGCGCTCGCTCGACGGGTCCTACCTGCTGGCGCCGGCCGGTCCGGGCGGCACGGAGGTCACGTACCGGCTCACCGTCGACGTCAAGATCCCCATGCTCGGCATGATCAAGCGCAAGGCGGAGAAGGTCATCATCGACCGCGCCCTGGCGGGCCTGAAGAAGCGCGTCGAGACCCCCTGA
- a CDS encoding AMP-dependent synthetase/ligase, protein MREFSLPALYEVPADGNLTDIVRRNAAQHPDVAVIARKSGGIWQDVTAREFLAEVHTAAKGLIAAGVQPGDRVGLMSRTRYEWTLLDFAIWSAGAVTVPVYETSSPEQVQWILSDSGATACVVELDAHAAAVEAVRDTLPALKNVWQIEAGAIEELERLGQDVSEETVDERSSLACADDPATIVYTSGTTGRPKGCVLTHRSFFAECGNIVERLRPLFRTGECSVLLFLPLAHVFGRLVQIAPMMAPIKLGCVPDIKHLTDELAAFRPTLILGVPRVFEKVYNSARAKAQADGKGGVFDKAADTAIAYSKAQDTPGGPSLGLRIKHKVFDKLVYGKLRAVLGGRGEYAISGGAPLGERLGHFFRGIGFTVLEGYGLTESCAATAFNPWDRQKIGTVGQPLPGSVVRIADDGEVLLHGEHLFKEYWNNPAATAEALADGWFHTGDIGTLDEDGYLRITGRKKEIIVTAGGKNVAPAVIEDRIRAHALVAECMVVGDGRPFVGALITLDDEFLARWAAEHGKPAGSTAASLRDDPDLNAAIQEAVNDGNAAVSKAESVRKFRVLAAQFTEDSGHLTPSLKLKRNVVAKDYADDIEAIYAK, encoded by the coding sequence TTGCGCGAGTTCAGCCTTCCGGCCTTGTACGAGGTCCCTGCGGACGGAAACCTGACCGACATCGTCCGCAGAAACGCCGCGCAGCATCCCGACGTCGCCGTGATCGCCCGCAAGTCCGGCGGCATCTGGCAGGACGTGACGGCCCGGGAGTTCCTCGCCGAGGTGCACACCGCGGCCAAGGGGCTCATCGCCGCCGGGGTGCAGCCGGGCGACCGGGTGGGCCTGATGTCCCGGACGCGCTACGAGTGGACGCTCCTCGACTTCGCCATCTGGAGCGCGGGCGCGGTGACCGTGCCGGTGTACGAGACCAGCTCGCCCGAGCAGGTGCAGTGGATCCTCTCCGACTCGGGCGCGACCGCCTGCGTCGTGGAGCTGGACGCGCACGCGGCCGCCGTGGAGGCCGTCCGCGACACGCTGCCCGCGCTGAAGAACGTCTGGCAGATCGAGGCCGGCGCCATCGAGGAGCTGGAGCGGCTCGGCCAGGACGTGTCCGAGGAGACGGTGGACGAGCGTTCCTCGCTCGCCTGCGCCGACGACCCGGCCACCATCGTCTACACCAGTGGCACCACCGGCCGTCCCAAGGGCTGTGTGCTCACCCACCGCAGCTTCTTCGCGGAGTGCGGCAACATCGTGGAGCGGCTGCGCCCGCTGTTCCGTACCGGCGAGTGCTCGGTGCTGCTCTTCCTGCCGCTGGCCCATGTCTTCGGCCGCCTGGTGCAGATCGCGCCGATGATGGCGCCCATCAAACTGGGCTGCGTCCCGGACATCAAACACCTCACCGATGAACTGGCCGCGTTCCGGCCGACGTTGATCCTCGGTGTGCCGCGCGTCTTCGAGAAGGTCTACAACTCCGCGCGGGCCAAGGCGCAGGCGGACGGCAAGGGCGGCGTCTTCGACAAGGCGGCCGACACGGCGATCGCGTACAGCAAGGCCCAGGACACCCCGGGCGGGCCGTCGTTGGGGCTGAGGATCAAGCACAAGGTCTTCGACAAGCTGGTCTACGGCAAGCTGCGCGCGGTCCTCGGCGGGCGGGGCGAGTACGCCATCTCCGGGGGCGCCCCGCTGGGCGAACGCCTCGGCCACTTCTTCCGGGGCATCGGCTTCACGGTGCTGGAGGGGTACGGCCTCACCGAGTCCTGCGCGGCGACCGCGTTCAACCCGTGGGACCGGCAGAAGATCGGCACGGTGGGCCAGCCGCTGCCCGGCTCGGTGGTGCGGATAGCGGACGACGGCGAGGTGCTGCTGCACGGCGAGCACCTGTTCAAGGAGTACTGGAACAACCCGGCCGCGACGGCGGAGGCGCTGGCCGACGGGTGGTTCCACACCGGGGACATCGGCACCCTGGACGAGGACGGCTATCTGCGGATCACCGGCCGCAAGAAGGAGATCATCGTCACGGCGGGCGGCAAGAACGTGGCGCCCGCCGTGATCGAGGACCGTATCCGCGCGCACGCGCTGGTCGCGGAGTGCATGGTGGTCGGCGACGGGCGGCCGTTCGTCGGCGCGCTGATCACCCTGGACGACGAGTTCCTGGCGCGCTGGGCCGCCGAGCACGGCAAGCCGGCCGGTTCCACGGCGGCGTCCCTGCGCGACGACCCGGACCTGAACGCCGCGATCCAGGAGGCCGTGAACGACGGCAACGCGGCGGTGTCCAAGGCTGAGTCGGTGCGCAAGTTCCGCGTCCTCGCCGCCCAGTTCACGGAGGACTCGGGCCACCTCACCCCGTCGCTGAAGCTCAAGCGGAACGTGGTGGCGAAGGACTACGCGGACGACATCGAGGCGATCTACGCGAAGTAG
- a CDS encoding endonuclease/exonuclease/phosphatase family protein — protein sequence MAPLPNSHTEPDGSAVVRVLSYNIRSLRDDTDALARVITACAPDLVLLQEAPRFFRWRKKLARLAGACGLVVLSGGGTSAGPAILCSLRATVERTEDVLLPLTPGRHRRGLATAVVRFGGARLGVISCHLSLDGAERYAQGGLLLDRLDGLGVEHALVGGDLNEGPGGRTFRLLAGALQDGRAVAPWGGEETWTRTAPARRIDAVFATKGIEVLGCGVPADLPGVTGADLAAATDHLPVLAALRVPAASQRSEPGQAGQPSGPA from the coding sequence ATGGCGCCGCTCCCCAACTCCCACACAGAGCCCGATGGTTCAGCCGTCGTCCGCGTGCTGAGCTACAACATCCGCTCCCTGCGCGACGACACCGACGCCCTCGCCCGGGTGATCACCGCCTGCGCCCCCGACCTGGTCCTCCTCCAGGAGGCGCCCCGGTTCTTCCGCTGGCGCAAGAAGCTCGCGCGGCTCGCCGGGGCCTGCGGTCTCGTCGTCCTCAGCGGCGGCGGCACCAGCGCGGGGCCCGCGATCCTGTGCTCGCTGCGCGCCACCGTGGAGCGCACCGAGGACGTCCTGCTGCCCCTCACCCCCGGCCGGCACCGGCGCGGTCTCGCCACCGCGGTGGTCCGCTTCGGCGGTGCCCGGCTCGGGGTGATCAGCTGCCATCTCAGCCTCGACGGCGCCGAGCGGTACGCCCAGGGCGGGCTGCTCCTCGACCGGCTCGACGGCCTCGGCGTGGAACACGCCCTCGTGGGCGGCGATCTGAACGAGGGGCCCGGGGGCCGCACCTTCCGGCTGCTGGCCGGCGCTCTCCAGGACGGCCGTGCGGTGGCCCCCTGGGGCGGCGAGGAGACCTGGACGCGCACCGCTCCGGCGCGCCGTATCGACGCGGTGTTCGCCACCAAGGGCATCGAGGTGCTCGGCTGCGGGGTCCCGGCGGACCTGCCGGGCGTCACCGGCGCCGACCTGGCCGCCGCCACGGACCACCTCCCGGTCCTGGCCGCCCTGCGCGTCCCCGCCGCATCACAGCGGAGCGAACCGGGCCAGGCCGGCCAGCCGTCCGGCCCGGCGTGA
- a CDS encoding lysophospholipid acyltransferase family protein, whose protein sequence is MYGTMKVAIGGPLKLAFRPWVEGLENIPAEGAAILASNHLSFSDSFFLPTMLDRKVTFIAKAEYFTTPGVKGRLTAAFFKGVGQLPVDRSGARGAGEAAIKSGIEVLERGELFGIYPEGTRSPDGRLYRGKPGGLARVALATGAPVIPVAMIDTEKIQPPGQVMPKLMRPGIRIGKPLDFSRYQGMEHDRFVLRALTDEVMYEIMKLSGQEYVDMYATAAKRQIAEAAKAAKEADKAEKEAEKAKAAEKAEEAESK, encoded by the coding sequence TTGTACGGCACGATGAAGGTCGCCATCGGAGGGCCGCTGAAGCTCGCCTTCAGGCCCTGGGTGGAGGGCCTGGAGAACATTCCGGCCGAGGGGGCGGCCATCCTGGCCAGCAACCACCTGTCCTTCTCCGACTCGTTCTTCCTGCCGACGATGCTGGACCGCAAGGTCACCTTCATCGCGAAGGCCGAGTACTTCACCACACCCGGGGTGAAGGGCCGGCTCACCGCCGCCTTCTTCAAGGGCGTCGGCCAGCTCCCGGTGGACCGCTCCGGCGCTCGCGGCGCCGGCGAGGCCGCGATCAAGAGCGGCATCGAGGTGCTGGAGCGCGGCGAACTGTTCGGCATCTACCCGGAGGGCACCCGCTCGCCCGACGGCCGGCTCTACCGGGGCAAGCCCGGGGGCCTCGCCCGGGTGGCGCTCGCGACCGGTGCCCCGGTGATCCCGGTGGCGATGATCGACACCGAGAAGATCCAGCCGCCCGGCCAGGTGATGCCGAAGCTGATGCGGCCCGGCATCCGCATCGGCAAGCCCCTCGACTTCAGCCGCTACCAGGGCATGGAGCACGACCGCTTCGTCCTGCGCGCGCTGACCGACGAGGTCATGTACGAGATCATGAAGCTCTCCGGCCAGGAGTACGTCGACATGTACGCGACCGCCGCAAAGCGGCAGATCGCGGAGGCGGCGAAGGCGGCCAAGGAGGCCGACAAGGCGGAGAAGGAAGCCGAGAAGGCCAAGGCAGCCGAGAAGGCCGAGGAAGCGGAGAGCAAGTAG
- a CDS encoding DUF5304 domain-containing protein: protein MSEERPAEPHEEPRVSDADAWATACGEDLEAEKARRRTDHGAPPGSAAEELRKLVDSVADRLTGPQSPLGALAGPAAQQMVKQVVQQAKAAVEPVMERNPGVFDHLAAAGSELLAAYRSAVQSQERRWTGRPDDVADEWRTEREGDGGKGDKGRDRGEGTGSGERIDLD from the coding sequence ATGAGCGAAGAGCGCCCCGCCGAACCGCACGAGGAGCCGCGGGTGAGCGACGCCGACGCCTGGGCCACGGCCTGCGGCGAGGACCTGGAGGCCGAGAAGGCCCGCCGCCGCACCGACCACGGCGCGCCCCCCGGTTCCGCCGCCGAGGAACTGAGGAAGCTCGTGGACTCGGTGGCCGACCGGCTGACCGGCCCCCAGTCACCCCTCGGCGCCCTCGCCGGACCCGCCGCCCAGCAGATGGTCAAGCAGGTCGTCCAGCAGGCGAAGGCCGCCGTCGAGCCCGTCATGGAGCGCAACCCCGGCGTCTTCGACCACCTCGCCGCCGCCGGCAGCGAACTGCTCGCCGCCTACCGCTCCGCCGTCCAGTCCCAGGAGCGGCGCTGGACCGGCCGCCCGGACGACGTCGCGGACGAGTGGCGCACGGAGCGCGAGGGCGACGGCGGCAAGGGGGACAAGGGCCGCGACCGGGGCGAGGGGACCGGCTCCGGGGAGCGCATCGACCTGGACTGA
- a CDS encoding ArsA-related P-loop ATPase, whose translation MRTILITGPGGSGRTTVAAATALRAAREGGRTLLLSAERADTPGAVLGTPTGARPVEIAPRLTAWRPDAAAGFRQDLAEFQQRAAGVLDLLGASRLDAEEVTPLPGAEELTFLRALRDAALCERYDLLVVDLPPLPGALALLALPEELRRYLRRLLPPERQAARALRPVLGRLAGVPMPADWLYETAGRWDVELAAVEAVLTDRDTAVRLVAEPAPAAVDALRTARLGLALRGLRTEALVANRVLPDTTPDTWLAGLAAQQRKVLREWEGEGELAVHPVPHLGRDPHGPDDLAALAVPAVDDTDRPVEWTVADRIAEDGVLVWHIPLPGAIREELDLIRRGDELVITASAFRRIVPLPSALRRCTVSGAGLREGELRVRFAPDPGLWPAAAR comes from the coding sequence ATGCGGACCATCCTGATCACGGGGCCCGGTGGCAGCGGGCGGACGACCGTCGCCGCCGCCACCGCGCTGCGCGCCGCCCGCGAGGGCGGCCGGACCTTGTTGCTGAGCGCGGAGCGTGCGGACACCCCCGGCGCGGTGCTGGGGACGCCGACCGGGGCCCGGCCCGTGGAGATCGCGCCCCGGCTCACCGCCTGGCGCCCCGACGCCGCCGCCGGCTTCCGCCAGGACCTCGCCGAGTTCCAGCAGCGCGCCGCCGGCGTCCTCGATCTGCTCGGCGCCTCCCGCCTGGACGCCGAAGAGGTCACCCCGCTGCCCGGCGCCGAGGAGCTGACGTTCCTGCGCGCGCTGCGCGACGCCGCGCTCTGCGAGCGGTACGACCTCCTCGTCGTGGACCTGCCGCCGCTCCCGGGAGCCCTCGCGCTGCTCGCCCTCCCCGAGGAACTGCGCCGCTACCTGCGCCGCCTGCTGCCCCCCGAGCGCCAGGCCGCCCGCGCCCTGCGCCCCGTGCTCGGCCGGCTCGCCGGTGTCCCCATGCCCGCCGACTGGCTGTACGAGACGGCGGGGCGCTGGGACGTGGAGCTGGCCGCCGTGGAGGCCGTGCTCACCGACCGCGACACCGCCGTACGCCTGGTCGCCGAGCCCGCCCCCGCCGCCGTGGACGCCCTGCGCACCGCCCGCCTCGGCCTCGCCCTGCGCGGCCTGCGCACCGAGGCGCTCGTCGCCAACCGGGTCCTGCCCGACACCACCCCCGACACCTGGCTCGCCGGTCTGGCCGCCCAGCAGCGCAAGGTGCTCCGGGAATGGGAGGGCGAGGGGGAGCTCGCCGTGCACCCCGTGCCGCACCTCGGCCGCGACCCGCACGGTCCGGACGACCTCGCGGCCCTCGCCGTTCCCGCCGTCGACGACACCGACCGGCCCGTCGAGTGGACCGTCGCCGACCGGATCGCCGAGGACGGGGTGCTGGTCTGGCACATCCCGCTGCCCGGCGCCATACGGGAGGAGCTCGACCTGATCCGGCGCGGCGACGAACTCGTGATCACCGCGAGCGCCTTCCGGCGGATCGTGCCCCTGCCCTCCGCCCTGCGCCGCTGCACCGTCTCGGGCGCCGGGCTGCGCGAGGGCGAGCTGCGGGTGCGCTTCGCCCCCGACCCCGGCCTGTGGCCCGCCGCCGCACGGTGA
- a CDS encoding ROK family glucokinase — protein MGLTIGVDIGGTKIAAGVVDEEGNILSTFKVPTPTTPEAIVDAIASAVEGARAGHEIVGVGIGAAGYVNRQRSTVYFAPNIDWRNEPLKEKVEARTGLPVVVENDANAAAWGEYKFGAGKGHRNVICITLGTGLGGGIIIGNKLRRGHFGVAAEFGHIRMVPDGLLCGCGSQGCWEQYASGRALVRYAKQRANATPENAEVLLSLGDGTPDGIEGKHISMAARQGDPVAVDSYRELARWAGAGLADLASLFDPSAFIVGGGLSDEGELVLDPIRKSYKRWLVGGNWRPVADVIAAQLGNKAGMVGAADLAREPDPIM, from the coding sequence ATGGGACTCACCATCGGCGTCGACATCGGCGGCACAAAGATCGCGGCCGGCGTGGTCGACGAGGAAGGCAACATCCTCTCGACCTTCAAGGTGCCGACCCCCACCACGCCCGAGGCCATCGTGGACGCCATCGCCTCCGCGGTGGAGGGCGCGCGTGCCGGGCACGAGATCGTCGGCGTGGGCATCGGTGCGGCCGGTTACGTCAACCGGCAGCGCTCCACCGTCTACTTCGCGCCCAACATCGACTGGCGCAACGAGCCGCTCAAGGAAAAGGTCGAGGCCCGCACCGGCCTGCCCGTCGTGGTCGAGAACGACGCCAACGCCGCCGCCTGGGGCGAGTACAAGTTCGGCGCAGGCAAGGGCCACCGCAACGTCATCTGCATCACCCTCGGCACCGGCCTCGGCGGCGGCATCATCATCGGCAACAAGCTGCGCCGCGGCCACTTTGGCGTGGCCGCCGAGTTCGGCCACATCCGGATGGTCCCGGACGGCCTGCTGTGCGGCTGCGGCTCGCAGGGCTGCTGGGAGCAGTACGCCTCCGGGCGCGCCCTGGTCCGGTACGCCAAGCAGCGCGCCAACGCCACCCCCGAGAACGCGGAGGTGCTGCTCTCGCTCGGCGACGGCACCCCGGACGGCATCGAGGGCAAGCACATCTCCATGGCCGCCCGGCAGGGCGACCCGGTGGCCGTCGACTCCTACCGCGAGCTGGCCCGCTGGGCCGGCGCCGGCCTCGCCGACCTGGCCTCGCTCTTCGACCCGTCCGCCTTCATCGTCGGCGGCGGTCTCTCCGACGAGGGCGAGCTGGTCCTCGACCCGATCCGTAAGTCGTACAAGCGGTGGCTGGTGGGCGGGAACTGGCGGCCCGTCGCCGATGTGATCGCGGCGCAGCTCGGCAACAAGGCGGGCATGGTCGGCGCGGCTGACCTGGCCCGCGAGCCCGACCCGATCATGTAG